The following proteins are encoded in a genomic region of alpha proteobacterium U9-1i:
- a CDS encoding metallo-beta-lactamase family protein yields MAIPFITEMAFEYGVPDQVSPLIRRVVANNPGPFTYRGTGVYIIGQGEVAVIDPGPDQPGHLDVLLNAVKGERVTHIFVTHGHMDHSPAAHPLAEATGAKVYACGLPVISSHSEIRLEAGDDLDFTPDVKIEDGDTFSGPGWTIEAVFTPGHTTHHMAYALKEENALFPGDHIMGWSTTVISPTDGEMTSYIQSLEKVRDRDYATLWPTHGPPVREVRPFVQAYIDHRMAREAQILAQLRLGQTRIKDIVPILYASVNKNLHPAACHSVLAHMIRLVHLGMVQSTGGELTIDSEYRLARAA; encoded by the coding sequence ATGGCGATCCCGTTCATAACGGAAATGGCGTTCGAGTACGGCGTGCCCGATCAGGTGAGCCCGCTGATCCGGCGCGTCGTGGCCAACAATCCGGGGCCCTTCACCTATCGCGGCACTGGCGTTTACATCATCGGCCAAGGCGAAGTGGCGGTGATCGACCCAGGCCCCGATCAGCCAGGACATCTCGACGTGCTGCTGAACGCCGTCAAAGGCGAGCGCGTCACGCATATTTTCGTCACCCATGGCCATATGGATCACAGCCCCGCTGCGCATCCGCTGGCGGAGGCGACGGGCGCCAAAGTTTATGCGTGTGGGCTGCCGGTGATTTCGAGCCATTCGGAAATTCGGCTCGAAGCGGGTGACGATCTCGACTTCACACCGGACGTGAAGATCGAGGACGGCGATACGTTTTCTGGTCCAGGCTGGACCATCGAAGCGGTGTTCACACCGGGCCACACCACCCACCACATGGCCTATGCGCTGAAGGAAGAGAACGCGCTCTTCCCAGGCGATCACATCATGGGCTGGTCCACCACCGTGATCAGCCCGACTGATGGCGAGATGACGAGCTACATCCAAAGCCTCGAGAAAGTGCGCGACCGCGATTACGCGACGCTTTGGCCGACGCACGGGCCGCCGGTGCGCGAGGTGCGCCCGTTCGTGCAGGCTTATATCGATCACCGCATGGCGCGCGAAGCGCAAATCCTCGCGCAATTGCGTCTCGGACAGACGCGGATCAAGGACATCGTGCCGATCCTTTATGCGAGCGTGAACAAGAATTTGCACCCGGCCGCGTGCCATTCGGTGCTCGCGCACATGATCCGCCTCGTGCACCTCGGCATGGTGCAAAGCACCGGCGGCGAACTGACGATCGATAGCGAATATCGATTGGCGCGCGCGGCTTAG
- a CDS encoding hypothetical protein (FIG00721781) — translation MEAEVTPRSFRTEGPIWLRDFEFGPTALTVRSTGARVPYTPAVLADVRDWFRYFFTIKATKPIGAPFTIAFTPERARPWYLIWSVSRLAGAKLAKDPAQADVVMQFQDSTYSPNPAPLWLKPGARLINFGCSDVSKSRVARAFEDVFGYQLAVDPAHYTGQAVEKSELNAAHDGRIIQCPAPAQPGRSYQRVIDNRGIDLDHVDDLRTCTIGGKAIVTFIKRRPVSKRFLNTNSEVMLTTPESVFSAAEIEKIGAFTRAIGLDWGGVDVLRDRNDGKLYIVDANKTDMGPPIALNLPDKLKAAHILAEAFGAYIRGPTNQN, via the coding sequence ATGGAAGCAGAGGTCACTCCGCGGTCGTTCCGCACTGAAGGTCCGATATGGCTTCGGGACTTCGAGTTCGGCCCAACCGCGCTCACCGTGCGCTCCACGGGCGCGCGCGTGCCGTATACGCCGGCGGTGCTGGCGGACGTGCGCGACTGGTTCCGCTACTTCTTCACCATCAAAGCCACCAAGCCGATCGGCGCGCCGTTCACCATCGCCTTCACGCCGGAGCGCGCGCGGCCCTGGTATTTGATCTGGTCTGTGTCGCGGCTTGCGGGCGCCAAGCTTGCCAAGGATCCGGCCCAGGCCGACGTGGTGATGCAGTTTCAAGACAGCACGTACAGCCCAAACCCAGCGCCGCTGTGGCTGAAACCTGGTGCGCGGCTGATCAATTTTGGCTGCAGCGACGTTTCCAAGTCGCGCGTGGCGCGCGCATTCGAGGACGTGTTCGGTTACCAGCTCGCCGTCGATCCAGCGCATTACACTGGGCAAGCAGTTGAGAAGTCGGAGCTGAACGCGGCCCATGACGGGCGCATCATTCAATGCCCGGCGCCGGCCCAGCCCGGGCGCTCCTATCAGCGCGTGATCGACAACCGCGGCATCGACCTGGATCACGTCGACGATCTGCGCACCTGCACGATCGGCGGTAAAGCGATCGTGACGTTCATCAAGCGACGGCCTGTATCCAAACGCTTCCTCAATACGAATTCCGAAGTGATGCTGACGACGCCTGAGAGCGTATTCAGTGCGGCGGAGATTGAAAAAATCGGCGCGTTCACGCGGGCGATTGGCTTGGACTGGGGCGGCGTGGACGTGCTCCGCGACCGCAATGACGGCAAATTGTATATCGTGGACGCAAATAAAACCGATATGGGGCCGCCCATCGCATTGAACTTGCCGGACAAGCTGAAGGCCGCGCACATCCTCGCCGAAGCATTCGGCGCCTACATTCGTGGGCCGACTAATCAGAATTGA